TACCATTTTGCAAATCGCGCGGCCCAATTGCAAGCCTGACCGGCACGCCTTTTACCTCGTATTCGGCAAACTTCCATCCCGGCTTGTGAGTTTCGCGGTTATCAAACTTCACACTGACTCCTTTGCTGCGCAATTCAATGCTAATGCGCTCAGCTACTTCAGTTATTTGGTCCCGCTCCTCATCCTTTCTGTAAATAGGAACAATCACGACCTGAATAGGAGCGAGTTTTGGCGGAAGGATAAGACCCTCATCATCCGAATGAGCCATGATGAGGGCCCCGACCAGGCGGGTAGAAACGCCCCAGGAAGTAGCCCAAACCAGTTCTTCTTTTCCTTCGGAACTGGTAAAGGTGACGTCAAACGCCTTGGCAAAATTTTGTCCCAGGAAATGCGAAGTGCCGGCCTGTAAGGCTTTACCATCCTGCATAAGCGCTTCAATGCAATAGGTATCCACAGCTCCGGCAAATCGTTCGCTCTCGGTTTTGACGCCCTTGAGCACCGGCATCGCCATAAATTCTTCGGCAAACGAAGCGTAGACATCCAGCATTGTTAGTGTTTCTTTCAAGGCCTCATCTTTTGTTGCATGAGCAGTATGGCCTTCCTGCCAGAGGAATTCAGCGGTACGAAGGAAAAGCCGGGTGCGCATCTCCCATCGCACTACGTTCGCCCATTGATTGATCAGGATGGGAAGATCCCGGTAGCTCTGGATCCAGTTTTTATATGTGTTCCATATAATTGTTTCAGAAGTAGGTCGCACGATCAGTTCTTCTTCCAGCTTAGAATCCGGATCAACCACAACCTCTTTCGTATCAGGATCATTCTTTAGTCTGTAATGGGTAACAACAGCACATTCTTTAGCAAAACCTTCAATATGTGCTGCTTCCTTACTCAGGAAAGATTTCGGAATAAAGAGTGGAAAGTAGGCGTTTTCATGCCCGGTTTCCTTAAACCGTTTATCGAGTTCCTGCTGCATTTTTTCCCAGATGGAGTATCCGTAAGGTTTAATGACCATGCATCCTTTTACAGCGGAATGTTCGGCCATTCCGGCTACCTTTACAATGTCATTGTACCACAAGGAGTAATTCTTATTTTTAGCCGTAATTTTTTCTGCCATTGCCTGTGTCTATTACGTTGGAATAACTTTTGCGATTTGGGTCGGGACAAAGGTAAAGATTAAACAATCTGCATTCTTTTACACTTAAATTTTACAGTTATGAAATCACTCAATTTATTATTCGCGATAGCTGGATCATTGATAATATTTTCATCATGCTCATCATACCAAGTGGCAAAGGGAACAGATGATGTTTACTTTACTCCTGAAGATCCCCAATATGTGGCGGCCGTAACAAAAGCGAACCCGGCACCCGGCACTCTTTCAGATAACCGAAACCTTTCTACCAATCCGGATTCTGAAAGGCACTATGAAAATGATCAGTCCTATAGCCGCAGTAGTTCCTCTGAACAAACCACTGATGAAGGAGGCAATACCTATATCTATAATAATTATTATGATGACGATTATTACTATTCCCGCAGGTTGAGGAGGTTTCATGTAGCACCTTCAGTAGGATTTGGCTACTATGATCCATTCTTTTCTTCGCCATATTATTATGATCCTTTTTTCCGGCCTGGATTATCAGTTAATATCAATATTGGCTATGGATATGGCTACGGTTACGGCTATCCATATTACCGTCCCTTCCCTTATTACTACCGTCCGTATTTTCCTTATGGTTACCCTTATTATGGCGGATTTCCTTATTACGGTTATTCCCATTACAATCCTTATTATGAAGGATATGGCTATCACCATCCATATTATTCACAGGTTCCGGGAACTGGTGGCGGATCAGGTTCAACACCATATTATCCGGTTGAGAACACGATGTATGGTCCCAGAGGTAGCAGCATGAGCAATAATGTTGGTTCCGGCAGCAACAGGAATACCGGCAGCCCAGGCCGCGTGGATAAGGTAGTACAGGAAGATGAATCAAACAGCCGGCAGGGAGCAGAAAGCGCCACAAAAAGCAATGAAATCCGCAGGGATGTGGACTACCGGGAGTATGAGAGAAATACCGAGTATGGGACGCAACCTGCCGAAGAAGTTAAACAAGGTGAAAGGCCTGTACGCCAATCAGGCGAATCAAATAGTCCTGTGGAAGAACGGGCGAGCGAACCTGCCAGATCTACCAATCCCGCAGAGCAAAATGCACGACCGGAACGAAATACGAATCAGCAGGAACCAGTAAGGCAATCAGAACCTGAACGGCAACAAGAGCCTGAGCGGATTGAGCAGCGCAATCAGCAGGAACCTGTGAGGCAGTC
The Bacteroidia bacterium genome window above contains:
- the proS gene encoding proline--tRNA ligase, with protein sequence MAEKITAKNKNYSLWYNDIVKVAGMAEHSAVKGCMVIKPYGYSIWEKMQQELDKRFKETGHENAYFPLFIPKSFLSKEAAHIEGFAKECAVVTHYRLKNDPDTKEVVVDPDSKLEEELIVRPTSETIIWNTYKNWIQSYRDLPILINQWANVVRWEMRTRLFLRTAEFLWQEGHTAHATKDEALKETLTMLDVYASFAEEFMAMPVLKGVKTESERFAGAVDTYCIEALMQDGKALQAGTSHFLGQNFAKAFDVTFTSSEGKEELVWATSWGVSTRLVGALIMAHSDDEGLILPPKLAPIQVVIVPIYRKDEERDQITEVAERISIELRSKGVSVKFDNRETHKPGWKFAEYEVKGVPVRLAIGPRDLQNGTVEVARRDTREKNLVKLDTLSSHIPELLEEIQKNIYQKALDFREANTHQVDSYEEFREVLEKRGGFIYAHWDGTPETEQKIKQETKATIRLIPLNENKEAGTCIYSGNPSAQRVVFAKAY